A single Halobellus ruber DNA region contains:
- a CDS encoding FAD-dependent monooxygenase has product MSSTEPVLIAGAGPTGLTAALALRARGVPAAILEQEPADRDRDGSRAIYVHGTTLRTLGRNYPGLGQDLVDEGLVWPTRHTKWRGKTVFRRTYDNPGGDGEFPHFSSVPQVITERYMHEALDDLGVDIHWEAGVDTVNSTPDGVHVTTEDGREWETPYLIGADGGGSQVRKGIGAEFDGEQSENSFIIADVATLDDNTIEEEPIPFERLFHYDDPAAGGRNVMLVPFTGGWRLDIQCLGDDDPEEVASETSMEEFVTRIMGEEYAGNVEWTSTYKFLQVMADTFVDEHRRVLLAGEAAHLLAPFGARGMNSCIADADEAASAIAVALQANDAVARNEIELYAARRERAAEYNLDAAGQALDYLQGDTPVTVLQKEVAASLADHFEPAGEYLDDAPYGPHEAPPIAATGNY; this is encoded by the coding sequence ATGAGTTCGACCGAACCCGTGTTGATCGCCGGCGCCGGGCCGACCGGCTTGACCGCCGCCCTCGCGCTGCGGGCACGCGGGGTCCCGGCAGCGATCTTAGAACAGGAGCCGGCCGACCGCGACCGCGACGGCAGCCGCGCGATCTACGTCCACGGGACGACGCTCCGGACCCTCGGGCGGAACTACCCGGGGCTCGGACAGGACCTCGTCGACGAGGGCCTGGTGTGGCCGACCCGTCACACGAAATGGCGCGGGAAGACCGTCTTCCGCCGGACCTACGACAACCCCGGCGGCGACGGCGAGTTCCCCCACTTCAGCAGCGTCCCGCAGGTCATCACCGAGCGCTATATGCACGAGGCCCTCGACGATCTCGGCGTCGACATCCACTGGGAAGCCGGCGTCGACACCGTCAATTCGACCCCCGACGGCGTCCACGTCACCACCGAGGACGGCCGCGAGTGGGAGACCCCGTACCTGATCGGCGCCGACGGCGGCGGCTCCCAAGTCCGCAAGGGGATCGGCGCCGAGTTCGACGGCGAACAGTCGGAGAACTCCTTCATCATCGCGGACGTCGCGACGCTCGACGACAACACGATCGAGGAGGAACCGATCCCCTTCGAGCGGCTGTTCCACTACGACGACCCCGCTGCCGGCGGGCGGAACGTGATGCTCGTGCCGTTCACCGGCGGGTGGCGGCTCGACATCCAGTGTCTCGGCGACGACGACCCCGAGGAGGTCGCAAGCGAGACGTCGATGGAGGAGTTCGTCACGCGGATTATGGGCGAGGAGTACGCCGGCAACGTCGAGTGGACCTCGACGTACAAGTTCCTCCAGGTGATGGCCGACACCTTCGTCGACGAGCACCGCCGCGTCCTGCTCGCCGGCGAGGCCGCCCACCTGCTCGCGCCGTTCGGCGCCCGCGGGATGAACTCGTGTATCGCCGACGCCGACGAGGCCGCCTCCGCGATCGCCGTCGCGCTACAGGCCAACGACGCCGTCGCCCGCAACGAGATCGAACTCTACGCCGCCCGTCGCGAACGGGCCGCGGAGTACAACCTCGACGCCGCCGGCCAGGCGCTGGATTACCTCCAGGGCGACACCCCGGTCACCGTGCTCCAGAAGGAGGTCGCGGCGTCGCTCGCCGACCACTTCGAGCCTGCCGGCGAGTACCTCGACGACGCGCCGTACGGCCCCCACGAGGCGCCGCCGATCGCCGCGACGGGGAACTACTGA
- a CDS encoding archaea-specific SMC-related protein → MATSEQLAESARFSVENIGGIDRTEVDIPPGVTVLTGKNATNRTSFLRAIMCAMGSERVSLKGDADEGGVELSLDGETYERRLSRAGEGITYEGDAYLEDPEVADLFAFLLETNDARQAAAREEELRDVIMRPVDIDAIRAEIRRLESEKGEINDELARIESRKRDLPELERKRTSVQERIEEKREELSELEERIDDSSRNVEEGRKEQAELESRLQELRETRSELESIRRKIERQEESISSLKRERTELEEDLADLPEAPMGDHRDLESDIDRLRTQRQELNTEINELRSLIQYNEERLEAEDYELLQGDDADGDVTDQLVGDDAETVVCWTCGSSVDREQIESTIERLKSLRSEKVEDLNDVKTRLEERKQEQREAERKQQRRTEVEEKLDEIDAELDRRNDRVEALKSNRESLTDDVEALEAEVDSLESADFDEILSLHKEANQLEFEIDSLETDLEEVESEIEEVESEIERAKQLRETRSELVDQLTDQRTKIDQIEAEAVDAFNGHMESILDLLGYENIERIWIERIETPAADDAQTRFELHIVRTTDNGAAYEDTIDHLSESEREVTGLIFALAGYLVHDLHETVPFMLLDSLEAIDSNRIAALVEYFADYADFLVVALLPEDAQALDDDFTRVRSI, encoded by the coding sequence ATGGCCACTTCGGAGCAGCTGGCGGAGTCCGCACGCTTCTCAGTCGAGAACATCGGCGGGATCGATCGGACGGAGGTCGACATCCCACCAGGGGTAACCGTCCTCACGGGCAAGAACGCGACGAACAGAACCTCGTTCCTGCGGGCGATCATGTGCGCGATGGGAAGCGAGCGCGTTTCCCTGAAGGGCGACGCCGACGAGGGCGGCGTCGAACTGAGTCTCGACGGGGAGACGTACGAACGGCGGCTCTCCCGAGCGGGTGAGGGCATCACCTACGAGGGCGACGCCTACCTGGAGGACCCGGAGGTCGCAGACCTGTTTGCGTTCCTGCTTGAGACGAACGACGCCCGGCAGGCGGCTGCCCGCGAGGAGGAACTCCGGGACGTCATTATGCGGCCGGTCGACATCGACGCCATCCGGGCGGAGATCCGACGCCTCGAATCCGAGAAAGGCGAGATCAACGACGAGCTGGCACGGATCGAATCCCGGAAGCGGGACCTCCCGGAGCTCGAGCGGAAACGGACGAGCGTCCAGGAGCGGATCGAGGAGAAACGCGAGGAGCTTTCGGAACTCGAAGAACGGATCGACGACAGCAGCCGCAACGTCGAGGAGGGCCGGAAGGAACAGGCCGAACTCGAATCGCGGCTCCAGGAGCTCCGCGAGACGCGGTCGGAGCTGGAGTCGATCCGCCGGAAGATCGAACGCCAGGAGGAGAGCATCTCCTCGCTGAAGCGCGAACGGACCGAGTTGGAGGAGGACCTCGCGGACCTGCCGGAGGCGCCGATGGGCGACCACCGCGACCTGGAATCCGACATCGACCGGCTCCGGACGCAACGCCAGGAGCTGAACACCGAGATCAACGAGCTCCGGAGCCTGATCCAGTACAACGAGGAGCGGCTCGAAGCCGAGGACTACGAACTCCTCCAGGGCGACGACGCCGACGGGGACGTAACGGATCAACTGGTCGGCGACGACGCCGAGACCGTGGTCTGCTGGACCTGCGGGTCGTCGGTGGACAGAGAACAGATCGAATCCACCATCGAGCGGCTGAAGTCGCTCCGATCGGAGAAGGTCGAGGACCTGAACGACGTCAAAACCCGACTCGAGGAGCGCAAGCAGGAACAACGCGAGGCCGAGCGCAAACAGCAGCGTCGGACCGAGGTCGAGGAGAAACTCGACGAGATCGACGCGGAACTCGACCGTCGGAACGACCGTGTCGAGGCGCTGAAGTCCAACCGCGAGTCGCTGACCGACGACGTCGAGGCGCTCGAAGCCGAGGTCGACAGCCTCGAGTCGGCGGACTTCGACGAGATCCTCTCGCTCCACAAGGAGGCCAACCAGCTCGAGTTCGAGATCGACAGCTTGGAGACCGACCTCGAGGAGGTCGAAAGCGAGATCGAGGAGGTCGAAAGCGAGATCGAACGCGCCAAGCAGCTCCGCGAGACCCGCTCTGAGCTGGTCGACCAGCTCACAGACCAGCGGACGAAGATCGACCAGATCGAGGCCGAGGCGGTCGACGCGTTCAACGGTCACATGGAGTCGATCCTCGATCTGCTGGGGTATGAGAACATCGAGCGCATCTGGATCGAGCGGATCGAAACCCCCGCGGCCGACGACGCCCAGACCCGGTTCGAGCTCCACATCGTCCGGACGACCGACAACGGCGCGGCCTACGAGGACACCATCGACCACCTCTCGGAGAGCGAACGGGAGGTCACCGGGCTGATCTTCGCGCTCGCGGGGTACCTGGTCCACGACCTCCACGAGACGGTGCCGTTCATGTTGCTGGACTCGCTTGAGGCGATCGACTCGAACCGGATCGCCGCCCTCGTGGAGTACTTCGCGGACTACGCCGACTTCCTCGTGGTGGCACTGCTGCCCGAGGACGCACAGGCCCTCGACGACGACTTCACCCGGGTCCGTTCGATCTGA
- the rdfA gene encoding rod-determining factor RdfA, which produces MPDTSDNRPSSKVARLIAEYGLDGLGEELETRWTGDGVERTSLRDLADYFNERLLERALIDAGMSALDSDVSTMYRNLTDDDVSTGVRTDARNRLESNGVDVDSLESDFVSYQAIRSYLTEYRDAEYRRLSDEEKVEKDLQSIQRLMTRTLSVTEERIQKLEQTGRIDVEEFEVLLDVQVLCGDCGEQYSVAEFLDERGCDCQRE; this is translated from the coding sequence ATGCCTGATACGTCCGACAACCGGCCGTCGAGCAAGGTGGCACGGTTGATCGCCGAGTACGGCCTCGACGGTCTCGGTGAGGAGTTGGAGACCCGCTGGACCGGCGACGGCGTCGAGCGGACCAGCCTCCGCGATCTGGCGGACTACTTCAACGAACGCCTGCTTGAACGGGCACTCATCGACGCGGGGATGAGCGCACTGGACAGCGACGTCTCGACGATGTACCGGAACCTCACCGACGACGACGTGAGCACGGGGGTCCGGACCGACGCCCGCAACCGACTGGAATCCAACGGCGTCGACGTCGACAGCCTCGAGTCCGACTTCGTCAGCTACCAGGCGATCCGGTCGTACCTGACCGAGTACCGGGACGCGGAGTACCGCCGGCTCTCCGACGAGGAGAAAGTCGAGAAGGACCTCCAGAGCATCCAGCGGCTGATGACCCGGACGCTGTCGGTGACCGAAGAGCGGATCCAGAAGCTGGAACAGACCGGGCGGATCGACGTAGAGGAGTTCGAGGTCCTCCTCGACGTGCAGGTGCTGTGTGGCGATTGTGGGGAGCAGTACTCGGTTGCGGAGTTCCTCGACGAGCGCGGGTGCGACTGCCAGCGGGAGTGA
- a CDS encoding thiolase family protein, which produces MTSSTTPVVVAAARTPQGKREGVLSACRSEDLSVAVVDELLARTGLESDAVDDLSWGCAQQTREQGNNLARAVALLSDLGESVPAATINRWCASSAEAIARAADAVAAGQRDCVVAGGVESMSRVGNVENLDSVHPAIDERYGVDRLRMGTTAESVATEYDVERRAQDEYALRSHRRAAEATDAGRFDDEIVPVETDDGVVIEDEGIRRDTSLEALGGLPPAFEEGGTVTAGNASQISDGAAGVVVTSQAFAEDHGLAVLAAVGAHEVAGVDPTVMGIGPVPAVRQLCSRTGRDPAHYDLVELNEAFASQCLYCKRELGFDDDVYNVNGGAIAIGHPLGATGARLPVTLLHEMRRRGADLGLATECVGFGQGQAIEFLAP; this is translated from the coding sequence ATGACTTCGAGCACGACGCCGGTGGTCGTCGCCGCGGCCCGGACTCCCCAGGGAAAGCGCGAGGGCGTGCTCTCGGCGTGCCGCAGCGAGGACCTCTCGGTCGCGGTCGTCGACGAACTCCTCGCCCGAACCGGCCTGGAGTCCGACGCCGTCGACGACCTCTCGTGGGGGTGTGCCCAGCAGACCCGCGAGCAGGGGAACAACCTGGCCCGCGCGGTGGCGCTGCTCTCCGACCTCGGCGAGTCGGTCCCGGCGGCGACGATCAACCGGTGGTGCGCCTCGTCGGCGGAGGCGATAGCGCGCGCGGCCGACGCCGTCGCCGCTGGACAGCGCGACTGCGTCGTCGCCGGCGGCGTCGAGAGTATGAGCCGGGTCGGAAACGTCGAGAACCTCGACTCAGTCCACCCCGCAATCGACGAGCGGTACGGCGTCGATCGCCTCCGGATGGGAACCACGGCCGAATCCGTTGCGACGGAGTACGACGTCGAGCGTCGCGCGCAGGACGAGTACGCGCTCCGGAGCCACCGGCGGGCGGCCGAAGCGACCGACGCCGGCCGGTTCGACGACGAGATCGTGCCGGTGGAGACCGACGACGGCGTCGTGATCGAGGACGAGGGGATCAGGCGGGACACGAGCCTCGAAGCCCTCGGGGGTCTACCGCCCGCGTTCGAGGAGGGGGGAACGGTGACCGCCGGCAACGCTTCACAGATCTCCGACGGCGCCGCGGGGGTAGTCGTAACCAGTCAGGCGTTCGCCGAGGATCACGGGCTGGCTGTCCTCGCGGCAGTCGGCGCCCACGAGGTCGCCGGCGTCGATCCGACAGTGATGGGGATCGGGCCGGTGCCGGCCGTCCGCCAACTGTGTTCCCGGACCGGCCGCGACCCCGCCCACTACGACCTCGTGGAGCTCAACGAGGCGTTCGCCTCCCAGTGTCTGTACTGCAAGCGGGAACTGGGGTTCGACGACGACGTCTACAACGTCAACGGCGGGGCGATCGCCATCGGGCACCCGCTCGGGGCGACCGGGGCCCGGCTGCCGGTCACGTTGCTTCACGAGATGCGACGCCGCGGCGCCGACCTGGGGCTCGCCACGGAGTGTGTCGGCTTCGGGCAGGGGCAGGCGATCGAGTTCCTCGCGCCGTAG